A region from the Arachis ipaensis cultivar K30076 chromosome B01, Araip1.1, whole genome shotgun sequence genome encodes:
- the LOC110263225 gene encoding uncharacterized protein LOC110263225, producing the protein MSLHLCLHTHQSPAPNDASLLANAFRNHSSRAVPAVESRILGSNICQIVFDRSQSLRQCSIVSCALLHLLHISEEAKCRLNRKVSVGRASCHHSHCDSNSVELGYLRPQINYLISCGIGAVRLSTSQDTPFHKSATMKSDSEICT; encoded by the exons ATGTCATTGCACCTATGTCTCCATACCCACCAAAGCCCTGCACCAAATGACGCCTCATTGTTAGCCAACGCCTTCCGAAACCACTCTTCAAGAGCAGTACCAGCCGTCGAGTCTAGGATACTAGGATCCAATATATGCCAAATTGTCTTTGATCGTTCACAGTCTCTAAGACAATGCTCCATAGTCTCCTGCGCCTTGTTACATCTCTTACACATATCTGAAGAAGCTAAATGCCGCTTGAATCGAAAGGTCTCAGTTGGTAGAGCATCAT GCCACCACTCCCACTGTGACTCCAACTCAGTCGAACTAGGATATCTCAGACCACAAATAAACTACTTAATCTCATGCGGAATAGGCGCGGTAAGACTATCAACCTCCCAAGACACCCCTTTCCACAAGTCAGCCACCATgaaatctgattcagaaataTGTACATAA
- the LOC107614941 gene encoding cell wall / vacuolar inhibitor of fructosidase 1-like, protein MKHFSLNTLLCTIVVASIAIAPCKSDDKLITQTCSKTPYPAQCVSYIKANYKSNDVKGVADLGIIMAQSFQLKAEAPKDILFKMILAGKRPDIRFEMIACLGNYNYLIDTTMPEAIDAFKLGKPRLAEAYANTAAIGVSNCEKRFNGKSPITNQNNITHEIALILLAIAKQL, encoded by the coding sequence atgaagcattttTCTCTAAATACATTATTGTGCACAATTGTTGTGGCTTCAATTGCAATTGCACCATGTAAAAGCGATGACAAACTCATAACACAAACATGCAGCAAGACACCATACCCTGCTCAATGTGTTAGTTACATAAAAGCTAATTATAAAAGCAATGATGTTAAGGGTGTTGCAGATCTTGGAATAATCATGGCACAAAGTTTCCAACTCAAAGCAGAAGCTCCCAAAGACATTCTCTTCAAAATGATTTTGGCGGGAAAGAGACCAGACATTCGATTTGAGATGATAGCTTGTCTTGGAAATTACAATTATCTTATCGATACTACTATGCCTGAAGCCATTGATGCTTTCAAACTTGGGAAACCCCGTTTGGCTGAAGCTTATGCTAACACTGCTGCAATTGGGGTTAGTAATTGTGAGAAAAGATTCAATGGCAAATCGCCAATCACCAATCAGAACAATATTACTCATGAAATTGCTCTCATCCTACTAGCTATTGCtaaacaattatag